CTACTGTCATCAGAAGAACATTGTTCACAGAGACTTGAAGGTGATTACCCAGAATCTTGgcacaaaatattaaaaagtctTCCTTTTAGAtaagaactcttaaagatgtctgTTTACATTATTTACAGAATTTACTGAATTACCTGTAACATTTTCAAAGCTACAAAGCGTGTTATACAGATTCAAAATAATAATCAGTTATTCTTGATCGAGTTTATGAACCTTGTCTGTATTCAAAGTTTTCCGCTGTCTACCATGTTTGCTGCAGGCGGAGAACTTGCTTCTAGACGCCGACTCCAACATTAAAATAGCCGACTTTGGCTTCAGTAATGAGTTCATGACGGGTAATAAACTGGACACGTTCTGTGGCTCCCCGCCCTATGCTGCCCCGGAGCTCTTCCAGGGGAAGAAGTATGACGGTCCAGAGGTGGACATCTGGAGCCTGGGGGTAATTCTGTACACGCTTGTCAGCGGGTCCCTGCCCTTTGACGGACAGAACCTAAAGGTGGGTGACATCAGGCCAGGGTTTTTCAGATTGAAATGTCATTTGAGGTGACTCAGAGCTTACAGCCTtatctgtttgattttttttctcttcatttattttttattttttgagaaTAATCCATCACggagatgtttttgtgcattaaTTTAGATACAGTCATGTGCCTCTGAAGCCCAGATTATTAGAGAAATTTAAACAGTTTTGCAAAAACTAATTAACCTTGtagtttacatttacaatgttAACTAGTTTTAATTTGTCAGAAGTCATTATAAATAGCTCTAAATCGCAGTTCTCCCTACATTTAGCCCATTTACAGCTGCAGGATCACATAACAGACAAttctgaaaaaacaataaacttcCATTTAattatgttattgttttttttgctgatgtCTTAGTGCACCTGTAGTTTAAACTAACGGTGTTCGGATGTGTGTTGTGTTCAGGAGCTGCGAGAGCGTGTTTTGAGGGGGAAATATCGCGTGCCCTTCTACATGTCAACGGACTGCGAGGGAATCCTTCGCCGCTTCCTGGTCCTCAACCCCACCAAGCGCTGCTCGCTGGAGGTGAAGACAGGTTTATTGCACATTTAGTGGAATAAATCCAAGGCGCATACACAGAAAATatccaaaaagaaaatataaatgtcagatttgtgatgtttttttaaatcaattttttcTCATGACTAGCAAATAATGAAAGACAAGTGGATTAATATTGGCTATGATGGCGATGAGCTGAAGCCTCACATGGAGCCTGTGGAAGACTTTAACGATACCGGCCGCATTGGTGAGAAATATCTTAATCGCTAATATATTTTCTTAATAATTTAACATTAAATGATATCTTTTCATGAGGTCACTGAAATGAAGGGTTAAAGAAACATTAAGTAAAGTCCTATAGGCAGACTTTTTATCCCTAAACCTTTGGAGGCATTCCTCTTTATTTAGTGGGAGGttaagataaaaaataatagTGGGTGCCTTGATATTCAAAAGTGGCCTAATTTTCAGCTTTTGAGCAAACACTGGAATATTATAGTCTAAGCCTCTTATGTAAAATGTCAGTACAATGTAACCATTTAGCACCATAATTTTAAACTGTCCAGAATGTTTCATTGTACAGAAGTTCTGAAGTATTTCTTGTTTTAGATGTGATGATTGGGATGGGATTCACAAGAGAAGAGATCAGAGACGCGCTGGCCAATCGAAAATACAATGAGCTCACTGCCACATACCTGCTGCTGGGACGCAAGACGGAGGTAAATCGTTTCCTTTGCTCCTGACCTTACGATGAAGCTGTTAATAAGCTGTTATGGTTAATACTTAGATATTATGCTTACATAGCAGTAAAACAGGGTTGAGAAGATAGTTTTGGTGCCATCGCTTCCTAATTTGTTTACAGTTGTGATGTGCTACAGTCACGACACCCAGACTAATTAAGACTGACATATGAACTGGCCTCTGTTGCTCTCGGTTGATGAAGATCAATGATTGAGTCCAGTCAAGTTGTAATTTTATatcgtttgtgtgtctgtgcatgtgtgtatctCAGACGGAGGTCACTGACTCTCGGTCTAGCAGCACTTTAAGTCTGGCTCGAATCCGGCCCGGCACCATCACCAACGGAACAAGCAAGCACTCCACTTCTTCTTGCTCCTCGGGTGCACAGTCTTCCTCTTCTGGCCATAAGGCACAGCGCAGTGCCTCCACATACCACCGCCAGAGACGACACTCTGATTTCTGTAAGGCAAAATACCGAGACGGAtgacttttatttgtttctattcATCTTGAGACTTTGAATCTGCATAAATTTAGCTCACTGAGAACCCTTTGCTCTGTTAGGCGGTCCAGCTGTTCCAGGATCAACACACCCCAAACGAAGTCCCAGCGGCGTAGCTGAAGGGGCGGTGCTTAGAGAGGAACGGCTGTCGATACGCAAGCCAAGCACCAACACTGCTGGCTCCCGTAGCATCCCCACCCCCTCCAGTCCCATGGTTAGCTCTGCTCACAACCCAAATAAAGCTGAGATACCTGACCGGCGTAAGGAGGTTAACTCAACCACGGTAAGACCAAAAGGTTTATGTGCGGGTGGGAGGAACCGTCTAGTGAATCCAATCTGTCACTTTTTAACCCCTTATCAATACAACAGATGGCAGAGCCCTAACAGTCCACCTAATCCAATTACCTCAGGTTACAGCCTTCTAAGgctatgttaaaataaatataataggAACCAAAAGTAAAATATCCTCCACAGACTGGAGACAATCAGAGCAGTAAAACTATTACATGTTTTGAGATAAATCATCAGATTAGAGGTTAAGCATGAGAAATGAAGAGCATAGTTTGCATGCAAAGGGTTGAAGACTGCAGTCAGAATAATCTGAGATTAACTCTTTAATGTTCTCCACGGCAGATACAGGCAGAGCTCAGAAGTCAATCCAGGGCAATCTTTGTTTTCACATAATCTCAGCTAGTAGTGCAACTTTTTCCTGACTTTCATTAGTTTTGCAGCTCTCTTTGCTTTGAGAGGTAAAGCGTGATCTAAAAGACCGTTTTATTTGTGTCATAGTTGATTTCACTAAATTTACaggctttttttctcctccagaATAACATCCCTGCTAGTGCTATGACTCGAAGGAACACGTATGTGTGCACAGACCGATCCAACTCTGATAGACACTCCCTGCTACAAAACGGCAAGGAAAACAGGTGAGAGTTGCAAATGTGTATATGAAGTATAAGATCCGCTCAGCGGGTACTAATGAGATCTTTCAAAAAGCAGACAAtttgtttcttctttatttCCCTAGAGGCCTCTTCTGAAATCATTTTAAACTAAAAGGGGGCAGATTAGCTTTATTTGCGTGAATTTGGACCACATTCAGTAGCATTCATGTATATCAATATATTTATTAGTAGAACACAGCCCGATAAATCGCCCGCACTTCAAACCTCAGATCAGAATTTTGT
The window above is part of the Pelmatolapia mariae isolate MD_Pm_ZW linkage group LG14, Pm_UMD_F_2, whole genome shotgun sequence genome. Proteins encoded here:
- the mark4b gene encoding MAP/microtubule affinity-regulating kinase 4 isoform X6; amino-acid sequence: MSLRTALPGNERNPDHHASLSASRSEKGTGWSSRSLGARCRNSIALCSDEQPHIGNYRLLKTIGKGNFAKVKLARHILTGREVAIKIIDKTQLNPTSLQKVFREVRIMKTLNHPNIVQLFEVIETEKTLYLIMEYASGGEVFDYLVAHGRMKEKEARAKFRQIVSAVHYCHQKNIVHRDLKAENLLLDADSNIKIADFGFSNEFMTGNKLDTFCGSPPYAAPELFQGKKYDGPEVDIWSLGVILYTLVSGSLPFDGQNLKELRERVLRGKYRVPFYMSTDCEGILRRFLVLNPTKRCSLEQIMKDKWINIGYDGDELKPHMEPVEDFNDTGRIDVMIGMGFTREEIRDALANRKYNELTATYLLLGRKTETEVTDSRSSSTLSLARIRPGTITNGTSKHSTSSCSSGAQSSSSGHKAQRSASTYHRQRRHSDFCGPAVPGSTHPKRSPSGVAEGAVLREERLSIRKPSTNTAGSRSIPTPSSPMVSSAHNPNKAEIPDRRKEVNSTTNNIPASAMTRRNTYVCTDRSNSDRHSLLQNGKENSSTSHRLPPASPSTHSIAGASGTSSSSSTPSSRLSRGSTVRSTFHGGQIRDRRPPSHAPPASPTLSHDASPLPHARTRGTTNLLSKITSKLTRRVTLDPSKRQSSNKSMSGCTLPQGTKTVNEPERISRSPVTSLSCSSPVSG
- the mark4b gene encoding MAP/microtubule affinity-regulating kinase 4 isoform X8, translating into MSLRTALPGNERNPDHHASLSASRSEKGTGWSSRSLGARCRNSIALCSDEQPHIGNYRLLKTIGKGNFAKVKLARHILTGREVAIKIIDKTQLNPTSLQKVFREVRIMKTLNHPNIVQLFEVIETEKTLYLIMEYASGGEVFDYLVAHGRMKEKEARAKFRQIVSAVHYCHQKNIVHRDLKAENLLLDADSNIKIADFGFSNEFMTGNKLDTFCGSPPYAAPELFQGKKYDGPEVDIWSLGVILYTLVSGSLPFDGQNLKELRERVLRGKYRVPFYMSTDCEGILRRFLVLNPTKRCSLEQIMKDKWINIGYDGDELKPHMEPVEDFNDTGRIDVMIGMGFTREEIRDALANRKYNELTATYLLLGRKTETEVTDSRSSSTLSLARIRPGTITNGTSKHSTSSCSSGAQSSSSGHKAQRSASTYHRQRRHSDFCGPAVPGSTHPKRSPSGVAEGAVLREERLSIRKPSTNTAGSRSIPTPSSPMVSSAHNPNKAEIPDRRKEVNSTTNNIPASAMTRRNTYVCTDRSNSDRHSLLQNGKENSSTSHRLPPASPSTHSIAGASGTSSSSSTPSSRLSRGSTVRSTFHGGQIRDRRPPSHAPPASPTLSHDASPLPHARTRGTTNLLSKITSKLTRRRT
- the mark4b gene encoding MAP/microtubule affinity-regulating kinase 4 isoform X5, whose translation is MSLRTALPGNERNPDHHASLSASRSEKGTGWSSRSLGARCRNSIALCSDEQPHIGNYRLLKTIGKGNFAKVKLARHILTGREVAIKIIDKTQLNPTSLQKVFREVRIMKTLNHPNIVQLFEVIETEKTLYLIMEYASGGEVFDYLVAHGRMKEKEARAKFRQIVSAVHYCHQKNIVHRDLKAENLLLDADSNIKIADFGFSNEFMTGNKLDTFCGSPPYAAPELFQGKKYDGPEVDIWSLGVILYTLVSGSLPFDGQNLKELRERVLRGKYRVPFYMSTDCEGILRRFLVLNPTKRCSLEQIMKDKWINIGYDGDELKPHMEPVEDFNDTGRIDVMIGMGFTREEIRDALANRKYNELTATYLLLGRKTETEVTDSRSSSTLSLARIRPGTITNGTSKHSTSSCSSGAQSSSSGHKAQRSASTYHRQRRHSDFCGPAVPGSTHPKRSPSGVAEGAVLREERLSIRKPSTNTAGSRSIPTPSSPMVSSAHNPNKAEIPDRRKEVNSTTNNIPASAMTRRNTYVCTDRSNSDRHSLLQNGKENSSTSHRLPPASPSTHSIAGASGTSSSSSTPSSRLSRGSTVRSTFHGGQIRDRRPPSHAPPASPTLSHDASPLPHARTRGTTNLLSKITSKLTRRVTLDPSKRQSSNKSMSGCTLPQGTKTVRSQTNLRESADLRSQVAIYLGIRKRPSPGPPDAAGM
- the mark4b gene encoding MAP/microtubule affinity-regulating kinase 4 isoform X7; this encodes MSLRTALPGNERNPDHHASLSASRSEKGTGWSSRSLGARCRNSIALCSDEQPHIGNYRLLKTIGKGNFAKVKLARHILTGREVAIKIIDKTQLNPTSLQKVFREVRIMKTLNHPNIVQLFEVIETEKTLYLIMEYASGGEVFDYLVAHGRMKEKEARAKFRQIVSAVHYCHQKNIVHRDLKAENLLLDADSNIKIADFGFSNEFMTGNKLDTFCGSPPYAAPELFQGKKYDGPEVDIWSLGVILYTLVSGSLPFDGQNLKELRERVLRGKYRVPFYMSTDCEGILRRFLVLNPTKRCSLEQIMKDKWINIGYDGDELKPHMEPVEDFNDTGRIDVMIGMGFTREEIRDALANRKYNELTATYLLLGRKTETEVTDSRSSSTLSLARIRPGTITNGTSKHSTSSCSSGAQSSSSGHKAQRSASTYHRQRRHSDFCGPAVPGSTHPKRSPSGVAEGAVLREERLSIRKPSTNTAGSRSIPTPSSPMVSSAHNPNKAEIPDRRKEVNSTTNNIPASAMTRRNTYVCTDRSNSDRHSLLQNGKENSSTSHRLPPASPSTHSIAGASGTSSSSSTPSSRLSRGSTVRSTFHGGQIRDRRPPSHAPPASPTLSHDASPLPHARTRGTTNLLSKITSKLTRRVTDEPERISRSPVTSLSCSSPVSG